The proteins below are encoded in one region of Methylobacillus flagellatus KT:
- the secF gene encoding protein translocase subunit SecF produces the protein MEFFRIKKDIPFMSYGRLTTTISLVTFLLSVFFLATKGLHLGVDFTGGTMMEVSYPQAANLDNIRKAVDEIGLKDATVQNFGTSQDVLIRLPIKPGLSTAQLSDQVLAALAADNPEVKLHRVEFVGPQVGQELYEKGALAMLFVCVGIMAYLAMRFEWRFAVAAVIANMHDVIIILGFFAFFQWEFNLTVLAAVLAVLGYSVNESVVVFDRVRENFRKMRKASVPEVINNAITRTMSRTIITHFSTELMVLSMLFFGGEVLHNFALALTIGILFGIYSSVLVASPIAMYLGVSRENLIGGERKPETEEALS, from the coding sequence ATGGAATTTTTCAGAATCAAAAAAGACATACCGTTCATGAGCTATGGTCGCCTGACGACGACCATCTCGCTCGTGACCTTCCTGTTGTCGGTATTCTTCCTGGCGACCAAGGGTTTGCACCTGGGGGTGGATTTCACTGGCGGTACGATGATGGAGGTTAGCTACCCGCAGGCAGCCAACCTCGACAATATCCGCAAGGCAGTCGATGAAATCGGCCTCAAGGATGCCACTGTACAGAATTTCGGCACTAGCCAGGATGTGCTGATTCGCCTGCCGATTAAGCCTGGCCTGTCGACTGCACAGCTTTCTGACCAGGTGCTCGCCGCGCTTGCTGCCGATAATCCGGAGGTGAAGCTGCACCGCGTTGAATTCGTTGGCCCGCAGGTCGGTCAGGAACTCTACGAGAAGGGTGCGCTCGCCATGCTGTTCGTCTGTGTCGGCATCATGGCTTACCTAGCCATGCGCTTCGAATGGCGCTTTGCCGTAGCAGCCGTGATCGCCAACATGCACGATGTCATCATTATCCTCGGGTTCTTTGCCTTCTTCCAATGGGAGTTCAACCTCACGGTGCTCGCAGCCGTGCTCGCCGTCCTGGGCTACTCCGTCAACGAATCCGTGGTGGTGTTCGACCGGGTGCGCGAGAACTTCCGCAAGATGCGCAAGGCCAGCGTGCCTGAAGTGATCAACAATGCGATCACCCGCACCATGTCGCGGACCATCATCACTCACTTCTCCACCGAACTCATGGTGTTGTCGATGCTGTTCTTTGGAGGAGAGGTGCTGCACAACTTTGCCCTGGCCCTCACCATCGGCATCCTGTTCGGCATCTACTCCTCGGTACTGGTCGCCAGCCCGATTGCCATGTATCTTGGCGTATCGCGCGAAAACCTGATCGGCGGTGAAAGGAAGCCCGAGACAGAAGAAGCCTTGTCTTGA
- the secD gene encoding protein translocase subunit SecD, whose protein sequence is MNRYPLWKYLMVLVVVLLGLLYAAPNLFGESPAVQITAAKSNIQVDSALLENTENILKQENIPFEALFLDATGVKVRFPSTDIQLQAKDALQARLGKDYVIALNLLSRSPEWLRSIGARPMYLGLDLRGGVHFLLQVDMKSALDQAAERYVGDFRSVLRTARINYLGVSRDGQAVNIRFKDTAELSKAQRVLEKEYPDLTFRTSNRGEDSILTAVLSEPAKKRIQEFAIKQNIQTLHNRINELGVAEPVIQQQGIDRVVVQLPGVQDTAKAKEILGRTATLEIRMVDEDRSNAVTLENASKGQVPFGTEFYIDRNGIPMLVKKNVVLTGDYITDAGPGMDPQGGGAVVHVTLDARGARIFKQVTRENVGKRMAILLIEKGQAEVITAPVIREEIGGGRVQISGMANTQEATDVALLLRAGALAAPMEIIEERTVGPSMGEANIERGMHSTLWGFVAISIFMIAYYMLFGTVSVLALSINLILLVALLSMLQATLTLPGIAAVALTLGMAIDANVLINERIREEMRNGNTPQASIHAGYERAFGTILDANVTTMIAGLALFMFGTGPVKGFAVVHVLGILTSMFSAVLVSRAVINLIYGYRRKISKLSIG, encoded by the coding sequence ATGAACCGCTACCCTTTATGGAAGTACCTGATGGTGCTGGTTGTCGTCCTGCTAGGGCTGCTCTATGCAGCACCTAACCTGTTCGGCGAATCCCCTGCCGTACAGATCACGGCAGCCAAGTCCAATATCCAGGTGGATTCGGCGCTGCTGGAAAATACGGAAAACATCCTGAAACAGGAGAACATTCCGTTTGAAGCGCTATTCCTCGATGCCACTGGTGTCAAGGTCCGCTTCCCCAGCACCGATATCCAGTTGCAGGCCAAGGACGCGCTCCAAGCCCGGCTGGGCAAGGATTACGTCATTGCGCTCAACCTGCTTTCACGCTCTCCAGAGTGGCTGCGCAGCATAGGCGCCCGCCCGATGTACCTGGGCCTGGACCTACGGGGCGGGGTGCATTTCCTGTTGCAGGTTGATATGAAGTCAGCCCTGGACCAGGCGGCAGAGCGATATGTGGGTGATTTCCGTAGCGTATTGCGTACCGCCCGGATCAACTACCTCGGTGTTTCACGTGATGGCCAGGCCGTCAACATCCGCTTTAAGGACACGGCCGAGCTCAGCAAAGCGCAGCGCGTCCTGGAAAAAGAATACCCAGACCTGACTTTCCGCACTTCCAATCGCGGCGAAGACAGCATCCTGACTGCCGTATTGAGCGAACCAGCGAAAAAACGCATTCAGGAATTCGCCATCAAGCAAAACATCCAGACCCTGCACAACCGGATCAACGAATTGGGCGTTGCCGAGCCTGTCATCCAACAGCAGGGCATTGATCGCGTTGTCGTGCAATTACCAGGGGTGCAAGACACTGCCAAAGCCAAGGAAATCCTGGGCCGTACTGCCACGCTGGAAATCCGCATGGTGGACGAAGACAGGAGCAATGCCGTGACCCTGGAAAATGCTTCCAAGGGCCAGGTTCCTTTCGGCACCGAGTTCTACATCGACCGTAACGGCATCCCCATGCTGGTCAAGAAAAATGTCGTGCTGACCGGCGACTACATCACCGATGCCGGCCCTGGCATGGATCCCCAAGGCGGCGGCGCCGTGGTACACGTCACGCTTGACGCCCGTGGCGCACGCATCTTCAAGCAAGTCACACGTGAAAATGTCGGCAAACGCATGGCGATCCTGCTGATTGAAAAAGGCCAGGCAGAAGTGATTACCGCCCCTGTGATCCGCGAAGAAATTGGCGGTGGCCGCGTACAGATTTCCGGTATGGCCAACACGCAGGAAGCCACGGATGTGGCATTGCTATTACGTGCAGGCGCATTGGCGGCACCGATGGAAATCATCGAAGAGCGCACGGTTGGCCCCAGCATGGGTGAAGCCAATATCGAACGCGGTATGCACTCCACGCTATGGGGCTTTGTGGCGATTTCCATATTCATGATTGCCTACTACATGCTGTTCGGCACGGTATCCGTGCTGGCACTGAGCATCAACCTGATACTGCTGGTCGCCCTGCTCTCCATGTTGCAAGCCACGCTTACATTGCCAGGGATCGCAGCGGTTGCGTTAACCCTGGGGATGGCGATCGATGCCAACGTGCTGATTAACGAACGCATTCGCGAGGAAATGCGTAACGGCAACACGCCGCAAGCTTCCATTCACGCGGGTTATGAACGTGCATTTGGCACCATCCTCGATGCCAACGTCACCACCATGATCGCCGGCCTTGCACTGTTCATGTTCGGCACCGGTCCAGTCAAGGGATTTGCCGTTGTGCATGTCCTGGGCATCCTGACGTCGATGTTCTCCGCAGTGCTGGTTTCCCGCGCGGTAATCAACCTCATTTACGGCTACCGCCGCAAGATCAGCAAACTTTCCATAGGCTGA
- the yajC gene encoding preprotein translocase subunit YajC: MLIASAYAADAAQATPDWMSFLPLIIIFALFWFMLIRPQMKQAKEQRKLIEALQKGDEVTTSSGIVGRITKVGEGYVSLEIAPETVITVQKHTVQTLLPKGTIKSL; this comes from the coding sequence GTGCTAATCGCTTCCGCGTATGCTGCTGATGCAGCCCAGGCCACCCCTGACTGGATGAGTTTCCTCCCCTTGATCATTATCTTCGCGCTGTTCTGGTTCATGCTGATCCGTCCACAAATGAAGCAGGCCAAGGAGCAACGCAAACTGATTGAAGCCCTGCAAAAAGGGGATGAAGTCACCACCAGCTCCGGGATCGTTGGCCGCATCACCAAGGTAGGCGAAGGCTATGTCAGCCTGGAAATCGCCCCGGAAACCGTGATCACCGTGCAAAAACACACAGTGCAAACCTTACTCCCCAAGGGCACGATCAAATCCCTGTAA
- the tgt gene encoding tRNA guanosine(34) transglycosylase Tgt gives MEFTLIKQDGAARRGTVSLAHGDVQTPAFMPVGTYGAVKSLSPVEVRDTGAHILLGNTFHLWLRPGLEVIGEFGGLHRFMGWNGPILTDSGGFQVWSLGDLRKITEEGVRFRSPINGDSCFLTPEESMRIQKVLNSDIVMIFDECTPYPATPADARDSMLLSLRWAARSKAAHQGNPNALFGIIQGGMYEDLRDESLAGLTEIGFDGYAIGGLSVGEPKEDMLRILAHTTPKMPQDKPRYLMGVGTPEDLVAAVSHGVDMFDCVMPTRNARNGWLFTRHGDIKLKNARHRKDTRPLDEHCQCYTCLNFSRAYLHHLHRSGEILGARLNTIHNLHYYQELMLGMRQAIEQGRFEAFATEFRQGRQMLQQSA, from the coding sequence ATGGAATTTACCCTTATTAAGCAAGACGGTGCCGCACGGCGAGGCACTGTCAGCCTTGCACATGGTGATGTGCAAACTCCGGCCTTCATGCCGGTCGGCACTTACGGCGCAGTCAAGTCATTGTCCCCGGTCGAAGTACGCGATACCGGCGCCCACATCCTGCTCGGCAACACTTTCCACCTCTGGCTGCGCCCGGGACTGGAAGTCATTGGTGAATTCGGCGGCCTGCACCGCTTCATGGGATGGAATGGCCCCATCCTCACGGACTCCGGCGGTTTTCAGGTATGGAGCCTGGGCGACCTGCGCAAGATCACCGAGGAAGGCGTGCGCTTCCGCTCCCCCATCAATGGTGACAGCTGTTTCCTGACGCCTGAAGAGTCCATGCGCATACAAAAAGTGCTGAACTCGGACATCGTCATGATCTTCGACGAATGTACGCCCTATCCTGCCACACCTGCCGACGCACGCGACTCCATGCTCCTCAGCTTGCGCTGGGCCGCGCGCAGCAAGGCTGCGCACCAAGGCAACCCAAATGCGCTGTTCGGCATCATTCAAGGCGGCATGTACGAGGACTTGCGCGACGAATCGCTGGCAGGACTCACCGAGATCGGCTTCGATGGCTATGCGATCGGTGGACTCTCCGTAGGCGAACCCAAGGAAGACATGCTGCGCATTCTCGCCCACACCACCCCTAAAATGCCGCAGGACAAGCCACGTTACCTCATGGGGGTAGGCACGCCGGAAGATCTGGTCGCCGCTGTCTCCCACGGGGTAGACATGTTCGACTGCGTCATGCCTACCCGCAACGCACGCAATGGCTGGCTGTTCACGCGGCATGGCGACATCAAGCTCAAAAACGCGCGTCATCGCAAAGATACACGCCCGCTGGACGAACACTGCCAATGCTACACATGCCTCAACTTCAGCCGCGCCTACCTGCACCACCTGCACCGCAGCGGCGAAATCCTCGGCGCCCGCCTCAACACCATCCACAACCTGCATTACTATCAGGAGCTAATGCTCGGCATGCGCCAGGCAATTGAGCAGGGCCGGTTCGAGGCATTTGCCACCGAGTTCCGGCAAGGTCGGCAAATGCTGCAGCAATCAGCATAA
- the pssA gene encoding CDP-diacylglycerol--serine O-phosphatidyltransferase, giving the protein MAEIPNRPRRHHSFMESGLRERSIYLLPNLFTTAALFAGFYAIVQAMNGKFEHSAVAIFIAMVMDGLDGRVARMTNTQSAFGAEYDSLSDMVSFGVAPALVMYVWALKPLGKLGWIAAFIYCAGAALRLARFNTKLDESDKRYFQGLPSPAAAALLAGLVWVSYENHVSSTEVFFDAVKMQWVAWSITLFAGLSMVSDLRYYSGKDINLRRSVPFVVILLIVLAFVLISYSPPEVLFAVFLGYGVSGYVLWIWGKRKKAARPQG; this is encoded by the coding sequence ATGGCTGAAATTCCCAATCGTCCGCGCCGCCATCACTCATTCATGGAATCCGGCTTGCGTGAGCGCAGCATCTACCTGTTGCCCAATCTATTCACTACTGCGGCACTGTTCGCCGGGTTCTATGCGATTGTGCAGGCCATGAATGGCAAGTTCGAGCATTCTGCTGTGGCCATTTTCATTGCCATGGTCATGGACGGGCTGGATGGCCGGGTGGCGCGCATGACCAATACGCAAAGCGCGTTCGGCGCGGAATACGACAGCCTTTCCGACATGGTGTCGTTTGGTGTCGCGCCAGCATTGGTGATGTACGTCTGGGCGCTGAAGCCCCTGGGCAAGCTGGGCTGGATTGCCGCATTCATCTATTGTGCGGGTGCGGCCTTGCGCCTGGCCCGCTTCAACACCAAGCTCGACGAGAGCGATAAGCGCTATTTCCAGGGGCTGCCCAGTCCTGCTGCCGCTGCTTTGCTTGCAGGGCTGGTGTGGGTATCGTATGAAAACCATGTGAGCAGTACGGAGGTGTTTTTTGATGCCGTCAAAATGCAGTGGGTCGCCTGGAGTATCACATTGTTTGCCGGGCTGTCCATGGTGAGCGACCTGCGCTACTACAGTGGTAAGGACATCAATTTGCGTCGCAGTGTGCCATTTGTTGTGATTCTATTGATCGTGCTGGCATTCGTGCTGATTTCCTATAGTCCGCCTGAAGTGTTGTTTGCCGTTTTCCTGGGCTATGGTGTTTCTGGTTATGTACTATGGATATGGGGTAAGCGCAAGAAGGCCGCCCGCCCGCAAGGGTAA